Proteins encoded in a region of the Fundulus heteroclitus isolate FHET01 chromosome 2, MU-UCD_Fhet_4.1, whole genome shotgun sequence genome:
- the alkbh3 gene encoding alpha-ketoglutarate-dependent dioxygenase alkB homolog 3 isoform X2 — translation MSDKRQRARVQGSWAKQLPKPSSQTVAVLNNQPKNAGAASGTWGLGNQKTSKTFEFHQPTKPLREVPPERVIEHLGDYEISPGPSGVSRLRLRPGFLTPEEADWMFSKLLAELPWSQKTNYRLGEAYEEPRLTCWYGELPYTYARSTMAANTQWHPLLVTLRDAVERASGCTFNSLLCNLYRDGHDSIGWHSDDEASLGPRPTIASLSLGDTRVFSLRKQPAAEDNGDYTYVERVRIPLSHGTLLLMEGATQDDWQAWFIKLPIKWQRSTMTGAPAST, via the exons ATGTCAGATAAGCGTCAGCGGGCAAGAGTCCAGGGTTCCTGGGCCAAACAACTGCCAAAACCCTCCAGTCAGACAG TGGCCGTCCTAAACAATCAGCCCAAAAATGCTGGAGCCGCCTCCGGTACGTGGGGATTGGGAAaccagaaaacatctaaaacatttgAGTTTCACCAGCCCACCAAG CCATTAAGGGAAGTACCTCCTGAGAGGGTAATAGA ACATTTGGGTGATTATGAAATAAGTCCTGGGCCATCTGGGGTATCTCG ATTGCGGCTGCGGCCCGGGTTTCTCACGCCAGAGGAGGCTGACTGGATGTTCAGTAAGCTGCTGGCAGAGCTGCCCTGGTCCCAGAAGACTAACTACCGACTGG GTGAGGCGTATGAGGAGCCCAGGCTGACCTGCTGGTATGGAGAGTTGCCGTATACGTACGCTCGCTCCACTATGGCAGCCAACACTCAG TGGCACCCGCTGCTGGTAACCCTCAGAGATGCAGTGGAGCGGGCGAGCGGATGCACCTTTAACTCGCTGCTGTGCAACTTGTATCGAGACGGACACGACAGCATCGGCTGGCACAGCGACGACGAGGCCTCCCTGGGTCCCAGACCGACCATTGCGTCGCTCAGCCTGGGTGACACCAGAGTGTTCAGCCTTCGCAAGCAGCCCGCAGCG GAGGACAATGGTGACTACACATATGTGGAGCGAGTTCGGATTCCTCTCAGCCATGGGACTCTTCTGCTGATGGAGGGAGCCACGCAGGATGACTGGCAGGCATGGTTCATCAAGTTACC CATCAAGTGGCAAAGGAGTACCATGACAGGGGCCCCCGCATCAACTTAA
- the alkbh3 gene encoding alpha-ketoglutarate-dependent dioxygenase alkB homolog 3 isoform X1 gives MSDKRQRARVQGSWAKQLPKPSSQTVAVLNNQPKNAGAASGTWGLGNQKTSKTFEFHQPTKPLREVPPERVIEHLGDYEISPGPSGVSRLRLRPGFLTPEEADWMFSKLLAELPWSQKTNYRLGEAYEEPRLTCWYGELPYTYARSTMAANTQWHPLLVTLRDAVERASGCTFNSLLCNLYRDGHDSIGWHSDDEASLGPRPTIASLSLGDTRVFSLRKQPAAEDNGDYTYVERVRIPLSHGTLLLMEGATQDDWQHQVAKEYHDRGPRINLTFRTIHPEPEGRRAGTKMRFAAKQM, from the exons ATGTCAGATAAGCGTCAGCGGGCAAGAGTCCAGGGTTCCTGGGCCAAACAACTGCCAAAACCCTCCAGTCAGACAG TGGCCGTCCTAAACAATCAGCCCAAAAATGCTGGAGCCGCCTCCGGTACGTGGGGATTGGGAAaccagaaaacatctaaaacatttgAGTTTCACCAGCCCACCAAG CCATTAAGGGAAGTACCTCCTGAGAGGGTAATAGA ACATTTGGGTGATTATGAAATAAGTCCTGGGCCATCTGGGGTATCTCG ATTGCGGCTGCGGCCCGGGTTTCTCACGCCAGAGGAGGCTGACTGGATGTTCAGTAAGCTGCTGGCAGAGCTGCCCTGGTCCCAGAAGACTAACTACCGACTGG GTGAGGCGTATGAGGAGCCCAGGCTGACCTGCTGGTATGGAGAGTTGCCGTATACGTACGCTCGCTCCACTATGGCAGCCAACACTCAG TGGCACCCGCTGCTGGTAACCCTCAGAGATGCAGTGGAGCGGGCGAGCGGATGCACCTTTAACTCGCTGCTGTGCAACTTGTATCGAGACGGACACGACAGCATCGGCTGGCACAGCGACGACGAGGCCTCCCTGGGTCCCAGACCGACCATTGCGTCGCTCAGCCTGGGTGACACCAGAGTGTTCAGCCTTCGCAAGCAGCCCGCAGCG GAGGACAATGGTGACTACACATATGTGGAGCGAGTTCGGATTCCTCTCAGCCATGGGACTCTTCTGCTGATGGAGGGAGCCACGCAGGATGACTGGCAG CATCAAGTGGCAAAGGAGTACCATGACAGGGGCCCCCGCATCAACTTAACCTTCAGGACCATCCATCCAGAGCCGGAGGGCCGCCGAGCAGGAACAAAGATGAGATTTGCAGCAAAGCAAATGTAG